ACCGACCATGCGCCGCATGCGACGCAGGAGAAGCAGCAGGACTTTACCGAGGCGCCGTTCGGGATTGTGGGCTTGGAAACCGCACTCCCGCTCACGCTGGCCTTGGTGGAGGAAGGCGTGCTGACCTTGGAGCAGGCCGTGGATAAATTGACGGCGGCGCCGGCGGTGGCCTTTGGATTGAAGAAGGGGACCTTGGCGGTCGGCGCCGACGCGGATGTGGCGATCGTTGATCCCAACGAATCCTGGAAGGTCGATCCCAGCAAGTTCAAGTCGAAAAGCCGGAATACTCCTTTTGCCGGGTGGACCGTGAAGGGGCGGGTGAAGACGACGATTGTCGGGGGGCGAGTCGTGTTCGAGGCCCCGGCGGCGGAGCGGGCGTGACGGATGGAGGGCCGGGCCTTTCTCTGGACGTCGCGAGTAGGTCTCACGCTGGAGTGGCTGGCGTTGGGCCTGTGGGTAGGCGGATTGGTAGTGCTGGTGGCGGCGGTGATTCCCGCGGTGTTTAATACGTTTGGCGGGCAGGATTCCGGAGGATTTTTTCTCACGCGGGCCTTTGAGGGCTTCAATCGCGTGGTGCTGGGCGCGATGGCGGTGTTGGTGGCGGGCGTGGTCTGGCGGCATCGAACGCAACATCCGGTGATGGCCCCCACGCGGGCCGAGATGATGGTGCTGGGGGCGATGGTGCTGATTGCGGGGATCATCATCGGGGTCTTGCATCCGCAAGCCGCCGCGCTGCAAGCCGAGGCGTTTGCGATCAAGGATGAGGCGGCGAGGAAGGCGGCCTTTGCCGCATTTTTCAAGATTCATATGCCGGTCCGGGCGTTGTACATGGTGAATTTGTGTCTGGGCATGGTGCTCATGGGCATTCGCGTCAATCACACATTGCGATCGGGTAAGGGGCAGGCATGAAGAAGGCGCTCTTGGCATTGGCGGATGGCACGGTCTTCGAAGGGCGCGCGCTCGGTTACGAAGGCGAGACAGTCGGTGAAGTGGTGTTCAATACCGCGATGACCGGCTATCAGGAAGTGCTGACGGATCCCTCCTACAAGGGGCAGATCATTACGATGACCAGTCCCCACATCGGGAACTATGGTGTGACGCCGGAGGATGTCGAGTCGCGCAAGATCTGGGCGGAAGGGTTTGTCGTGATGGAGGCCAGCCGGCTAGCCAGCAATTGGCGCAGCAAGGGGTTGCTCCAGGATTATTTGGCGAAGGCCCAGGTGGTGGCGATCGAAGGATTGGATACACGGGCGCTGACCAGGCACCTGCGCGAGCATGGCTCGCAGCAGGGCCTGATCACGCATCTGGATGGGGATCGCGCGCGCGCGGTCCAGAAAGCCAAGACCGCTCCCGGCATTGTCGGGCGCGATTTGGTGGCGGAGGTGACTTCGGCGCGGTCGTATGCCTGGACGAGTGATTCCGGCGAGTGGGCGCCCGATCTCGGAATGAGCGCCGCGCGGCCGGCCACTCGCAAGCCCTGGCGGGTTGTGGCCTATGATTTTGGCGTGAAGGAGAACATTCTTCGGCGCCTCGTCGATGTGGGCTGTGAGGTGACGGTGGTGCCGGCTTCGACGCCGGCGGCCGAGGTCATGGCCTTGAAGCCGGACGGGGTGTTTCTCTCGAACGGTCCCGGCGATCCGGAAGGCGTGCCCTACGCCATGGAAGCGGTCCGGTCGCTGATCGGCCGCTATCCGATTTTCGGCATTTGTCTCGGGCACCAAATTCTGGGATTAGCCTTTGGCCTGAAGACCTACAAGCTGAAGTTCGGCCATCATGGATCGAATCATCCGGTGATGGATCTGCGGACGAGGAAAGTGGAGATCACCTCGCAGAATCATAATTTCGCGGTGCAGATTCCGGCCTCGTTCAACGGGGTGCCGGACCGCCCGCTGACGGTGGACACGAAGATGGGGCCGGTGGCCATCACGCATGTGAGCCTGAATGACCACTCGATTGAAGGCATGGCTTGTGTCGATCAGCCGGTCTTCTCCGTGCAGTATCATCCTGAAGCCTCGCCCGGTCCGCATGACTCGGCCTATTTGTTCGAGGAATTCGTCCAGTTGATGGAGAAACACCATGCATAGCCGGTTTGCGATGATCGTGCTGATAGCGCTGCTGATTTCCGGATGCACGTTGAATTTCCCTCTGTTCCCCGGACCGGGTCCGCTCCAGGAAATGCCGGTGAGCGGCAAGGGCGACGCCAAGGTGTTGCTCGTTGAGATTTCCGGAACGATCAGTTCTCAGGATGGAGAGGGCTTGGCCCAGACGCCAAGCCTCGTGGCGAGCGTCAAAGAGCAGTTGACGAGGGCCATGCAGGACGAGAAGGTGAAGGCCGTGGTGCTCCGCATCAACTCGCCGGGCGGGACGGTGACGGCATCGGATATTATTCATCACGAGCTCAAGACGTTCAAAACCAGCCGGAAGATTCCCCTGGTCGCGTCCATCATGGACGTAGGGGCATCGGGGGGCTACTATATTGCCGCGGCGGCGGACTCGGTATTCGCGCATCCCTCCTCCGTCACGGGCAGCATCGGCGTGATTATGCTGACGGTCAATGCGCATGGGTTGCTGGAAAAAGTCGGACTCGAAGCGACGGCGATCACGTCGGGGCCTCGCAAGGACATGGGCTCGCCGTTCCGGATCATGACGACGGACGAGCGCGCGATTTTCCAGGGACTCATCGATTCCTTCTATCAGCGGTTTTTGGCGGTGGTGCAGGAAGGCCGTCCGCAGCTTCAGATGGACCAGATCAAGAAGCTGGCCGACGGACGCGTGTATACCGGAGAGCAAGCGAAGACGTCCGGGTTGGTGGACGAGATCGGGTATCTGGAAGATGCGGTTGAGCTGGCAAAGAAGAAGGCGGGATTGACGGAGGCCCGGGTGGTCATGTACCGGCGTCCCGGTGAATATTCGAATAATGTCTACTCCAAGCTGATGGCGCCTGGTCCCTTAGCCGGTCTGGGCACTCTCGATCTGATGGCGGTTGTCCGTGGCGGGACGCCTCAGTTTATGTATATGTGGATGCCGTAAGGGAAGAAGGGTTGGTCTGGTCTGTTCGGTCTTTCTCGTCTCTCTGGTCAGTGGGAGGGAAAAGCAGCTAAAGGCAATGGCGTAGGCCAATGAGACTGACCAAATAGACCAAACAGACTGAATAGACCAAACAGACCACATGAACCAGACCGACCAAATGGACCAGACAGACCTGATCGGCCGCCGTGCGGCGCTGGTGCTGGGGGCGCGCTGGGTCGCGGGGCTCTCTGCGGTCTTGGGGACCTGTTCGGCGGTGAGCGTGCTCTCGTTGGTGACGGGCTGTTATCGGGCTCCGGGGACGGCGCGCGATCAGCTCATTTTCTTCTCGGAAGAAAAGGAAATGCAGTTTGGCCTGGAAGCCTATCGGGAAGTGTTGCGGCAGGCCCGGCTCAGTGAGAATCAGGAGATCAACGAGCTGGTGCAGCGGGTCGGCCAGCGGATTGCCAAGGCGGCCAACAAGCCGGAGTATCAGTGGGAATTCGCCGTCATTCAGGATGACAAGACGGTGAATGCCTTTGCCTTGCCCGGCGGGAAGGTCGCGGTGTTTACCGGCATTCTGAAACATACGCAAGGGGAGGCCGGATTGGCCACCGTGATGGGACACGAAGTCGCGCATGCGCTCCAGCGCCATGGCGTCGAGCGGATGAGCCGCAGCATCATCGACCAGATCGCCCAACTTGGCGCGATTGGCGCGGCGGTGGGAGCGCACGGCGGCGGCGGGGCGATTGCCGGCGCCTTGGGTGCCTACGGAGTGAATGTGTCGCTGCCGTTCAACCGGAAGCAGGAGTCGGAGGCGGACTATATCGGCCTGCGCCTCATGGCGGAAGCAGGATACGATCCGCGGGAAGCCGTGCCGTTTTGGGAGCGCATGAGCGGGTGCCCGAGGCAGATGATCGGGAAGGTCTGTTTCCGCGCCCAGCAATCGATCCCGGAGTTTCTTTCGACTCATCCGTCGGATGCCACGCGCATCAATCAGATCGAAGCCTGGCTGCCTGAGGCCTTGCAACATTATCATGGGGCCGCGACAAGTCCGGTGCCGCCGGCTGCGCCCTATCGGCCATTGATTGGACCGATGCCTGAACCCAGTTAGTGTGTAACGAGAGGATTCATGCCCAGACGTACTGATATCAAGTCGATCTTGTTGATTGGTTCCGGTCCGATCGTCATCGGGCAGGCCTGTGAATTCGATTATTCCGGCACGCAAGCCTGCAAGGCTCTGCGGGAGGAAGGGTTCAAGGTCATCCTCATCAACAGCAATCCCGCCACCATTATGACCGATCCGGAACTGGCCGACCGGACCTATGTCGAACCGATCACGCTGGATGTGGTGGAGAAAGTCATCGAGCGCGAGCGGCCGGATGCCTTGCTGCCG
The Nitrospira sp. genome window above contains:
- the sppA gene encoding signal peptide peptidase SppA; the protein is MHSRFAMIVLIALLISGCTLNFPLFPGPGPLQEMPVSGKGDAKVLLVEISGTISSQDGEGLAQTPSLVASVKEQLTRAMQDEKVKAVVLRINSPGGTVTASDIIHHELKTFKTSRKIPLVASIMDVGASGGYYIAAAADSVFAHPSSVTGSIGVIMLTVNAHGLLEKVGLEATAITSGPRKDMGSPFRIMTTDERAIFQGLIDSFYQRFLAVVQEGRPQLQMDQIKKLADGRVYTGEQAKTSGLVDEIGYLEDAVELAKKKAGLTEARVVMYRRPGEYSNNVYSKLMAPGPLAGLGTLDLMAVVRGGTPQFMYMWMP
- a CDS encoding M48 family metallopeptidase, with protein sequence MNQTDQMDQTDLIGRRAALVLGARWVAGLSAVLGTCSAVSVLSLVTGCYRAPGTARDQLIFFSEEKEMQFGLEAYREVLRQARLSENQEINELVQRVGQRIAKAANKPEYQWEFAVIQDDKTVNAFALPGGKVAVFTGILKHTQGEAGLATVMGHEVAHALQRHGVERMSRSIIDQIAQLGAIGAAVGAHGGGGAIAGALGAYGVNVSLPFNRKQESEADYIGLRLMAEAGYDPREAVPFWERMSGCPRQMIGKVCFRAQQSIPEFLSTHPSDATRINQIEAWLPEALQHYHGAATSPVPPAAPYRPLIGPMPEPS
- the carA gene encoding glutamine-hydrolyzing carbamoyl-phosphate synthase small subunit, with protein sequence MKKALLALADGTVFEGRALGYEGETVGEVVFNTAMTGYQEVLTDPSYKGQIITMTSPHIGNYGVTPEDVESRKIWAEGFVVMEASRLASNWRSKGLLQDYLAKAQVVAIEGLDTRALTRHLREHGSQQGLITHLDGDRARAVQKAKTAPGIVGRDLVAEVTSARSYAWTSDSGEWAPDLGMSAARPATRKPWRVVAYDFGVKENILRRLVDVGCEVTVVPASTPAAEVMALKPDGVFLSNGPGDPEGVPYAMEAVRSLIGRYPIFGICLGHQILGLAFGLKTYKLKFGHHGSNHPVMDLRTRKVEITSQNHNFAVQIPASFNGVPDRPLTVDTKMGPVAITHVSLNDHSIEGMACVDQPVFSVQYHPEASPGPHDSAYLFEEFVQLMEKHHA